The DNA sequence ACTCAAAAACTAATGAGCCTATTGGTGTGGAAATTTTGTCTTATCAACCCCAAGATAGTCATTTTAATGGGGTAAGTGTTGAATTAAGTAAAGTTTAGAAACTTTTATCGGGTGGGCATTGCTTACCTTTTTTTATGCTTAAAATGAAGTTAGATCATGATTAATTACTACCAGAGAGATGAGCTTAATTATTTATTTTTTGAGGCACGGAGAAACCACTGCCAGTACGAAAGGGGGTTATTGTGGTGTTTTGGATTTAGATTTAACTCCAGAAGGCTATCTTATGGCGGAAGACTTTGCTAAAGCCTATAAAAGCATTCGTTGGCAGGGTATTTTTTCCAGTCCCCTCACAAGGACGATCGCAACTGCTACTCCTTTGGCTAAAACTATCGGTATGGGAATTCAACAACGGGATGGATTAAGGGAAATTGCTTACGGTAATTGGGAGGGAAAAACCCCAGATGAGGTTAATCAACTTTACCATGATGAATACGTGCGTTGGTTAGCAGATCCGGGTTGGAATGCACCTACAGGCGGTGAAAAAGGAATTGATATTGCTCGTCGTAGTAATGAAGTCTTAGAAGAAATTGAACGTAATTACCCCACTGGTAATGTGTTAATTGTTTCTCATAAAGCTACTATTAGGATTATGTTATGCTCTCTTTTGGGAATTGATATTGGACGTTATCGCGATCGCATCTCGATGCCTGTAGCTTCTGTGACAACGGTGACTTTAACGGATCGAGGTCCTCGTTTAGATACTTTGTGCGATCGCACCCATTTACGTCCAGAATTACACGCTAGAAAAGGAACTTAATCAGAGTTGAGAGTTTGAGCTTAGGAGATTTAAGAAGATAGGTTTTTGACTATAGTACAGTTTATTAAACGAATGGAGTGAAGTGAACTGAATATCAAAAACTAAATCTAGCATTACAATAAAAGAAAAATAACTTTTATCATAGGTCGATTATGGCTTATAAACCTTTAACTTTATCAACTCCTAAACCTGTTTTGTCATGGGCAGGTCATGATTTAGCTAGTCAAGAAATGCAAATGGCGAAAAATGTGGCTTCTTTACCTTTTGTTTTCAAGCACGTTGCATTAATGCCTGATGTACATTTAGGAAAAGGGGCCTTAGTGGGTTCGGTTATTGCCACGAAAGATGCGATTATACCTGCGGCAGTGGGAGTTGATATTGGTTGTGGAATGTGTGCAATAAAAACACCTTTTCAGGCAAATCAACTGGAAGGAAAATTAAAAAAAATTCGTCAGGAAATAGAAGCGATTATTCCCGTAGGTTTTAATGAAAATAAGGAAGTAGAAACAAAAGTAACTAATTGGCAAGGATGGAGAAAATTTAGCGATTTACATTCAGGGGTGCAAAGATTAGAAACTAAAGCCCTTAAACAAATGGGCTCTTTAGGAGGGGGAAATCACTTTATTGAATTATGTTTAGATACCGATGAGCAAGTATGGTTAATGTTACATTCTGGTTCTCGTCATATTGGCAATAAACTAGCAGAATGTCATATTCATACAGGAAAAGAATTGGCTAAATTAGCTGGTTTAAAACTTCCTGATCCTGATTTAGCTTATTTTGTGGCGAATACTCCCGAATTTGACGCTTACTGGAGAGATTTACAATGGGCTCAAAATTATGCTCGTTTTAATCGGGATGTGATGATGAGTCGCTTTAAAGGTATTGTTGAAAAACACTTAGCAGGAGGTAAACCTTGTAAACCTTTACTAACAGTTAATTGTCATCACAACTATGCAGAAAAAGAAATTCATTTTGGTGAAGATGTTTATGTTACTCGTAAAGGTGCTGTAAGGGCTACTCAAGAAGATTACGGTATCATACCGGGTTCAATGGGGGCAAAATCTTTTATTGTCAGAGGTAAGGGTAATCATGACAGTTTTTGTAGTTGTAGTCATGGGGCAGGAAGAAAAATGTCTCGGGCGAAAGCAAAAAAAGAATTTGATGTTGCCGATTTAATTCAACAAACTGAGGGTATTGAGTGTCGTAAGGATAGTGGGGTTATTGATGAAATTCCTAGTGCTTACAAACCCATTGAAGAAGTAATGAATCAGCAAACTGATTTAGTGGAAATCGTGGCTACCTTAAAGCAAGTCGTTTGTGTTAAAGGATAACCAGAGTTCGAGGTTTGGGGTTAGTTAGGGGCTTAGGGTTTTGGGGTGGTAGGGGTTGAATATATTTAATGTCAGTTGCCCTTCTCCCCTTAAAAGGGGAGATACAGAGGGGTTTGCACTCCCCTCCTAAATAGGTGGGGTAAAGGGGGGTTTGCTCTTTACCCAGAGAGTTGTCAACTATTCATCCATGTCAAAATTATCATTGTCAGAATCAGAATCATCCCCTGAGCTCCCGAAACTGACATTATTAATCTCTAATTCAGCTTTGACTTTTTGTTCAATAGCTTCGGCAATTTCGAGATTTTCTTCTAAGTATTTGACGGCATTATCTCGACCTTGAGCAATGTTATCACCTTCGTAGCTGTACCAAGCCCCTTTACGGTTAACAATGCTAGTTTTTTCCGCTAAGTCTAACAAACAACCAACACGAGAAATACCAGAACCGAAAATAATGTCAAATTCAGCAATGCGAAAAGGTGGGGCAACTTTATTTTTCGCAACTTTTACTTTTGCCCGAATTCCGTATTCCCCTTCGCTACCTTTTTTCAAGGTTTGAATACGACGAATATCTAAACGGACAGAAGCATAAAATTTTAAAGCTGTACCTCCTGTGGTGACTTCTGGACTGCCATAGCTGATACCGATTTTTTGACGTAGTTGGTTTAAAAAGATTACTGTTGCTCCGGATTTACCAATATTTCCCGCAACTTTTCTTAATGCCTTACTCATCAAACGAGCTTGTAAGCCCACTTGTAAATCTCCCATTTCTCCTTCTATTTCTGCACGAGGTACAAGAGCGGCGACGGAATCAACTACGACAATATCTACGGCAGAACTACGTACTAATTGATCGACAATTTCTAAGGCAGATTCACCGTTGTCAGGTTGAGCTACAAGTAAATTGTCAATGTCCACTCCTAAAGCGGCAGAGTAAGTAGGATCTAATGCGTGTTCTGCATCTACAAAGGCGGCGATGCCACCAGCTTTTTGAACTTCTGCGATCGCATGAAGGGCGAGGGTTGTTTTACCTGAACTTTCAGGACCATAGATTTCAATAATACGACCTTTAGGGAAACCACCACCGAGGGCGAGATCCAAGGTTAAAGCACCGCTAGAGATAGTTTCTACCTTCATTTTTGCGGCATCTCCAAGACGCATTATTGAGCCTTTGCCAAAACTACGCTCAATCTGATTGAGGACGAGGTTTAATGCTTTTTCCTTATCGGGGTTTTGAGCCATTGT is a window from the Cyanobacterium sp. Dongsha4 genome containing:
- a CDS encoding histidine phosphatase family protein, with the protein product MSLIIYFLRHGETTASTKGGYCGVLDLDLTPEGYLMAEDFAKAYKSIRWQGIFSSPLTRTIATATPLAKTIGMGIQQRDGLREIAYGNWEGKTPDEVNQLYHDEYVRWLADPGWNAPTGGEKGIDIARRSNEVLEEIERNYPTGNVLIVSHKATIRIMLCSLLGIDIGRYRDRISMPVASVTTVTLTDRGPRLDTLCDRTHLRPELHARKGT
- a CDS encoding RtcB family protein, which encodes MAYKPLTLSTPKPVLSWAGHDLASQEMQMAKNVASLPFVFKHVALMPDVHLGKGALVGSVIATKDAIIPAAVGVDIGCGMCAIKTPFQANQLEGKLKKIRQEIEAIIPVGFNENKEVETKVTNWQGWRKFSDLHSGVQRLETKALKQMGSLGGGNHFIELCLDTDEQVWLMLHSGSRHIGNKLAECHIHTGKELAKLAGLKLPDPDLAYFVANTPEFDAYWRDLQWAQNYARFNRDVMMSRFKGIVEKHLAGGKPCKPLLTVNCHHNYAEKEIHFGEDVYVTRKGAVRATQEDYGIIPGSMGAKSFIVRGKGNHDSFCSCSHGAGRKMSRAKAKKEFDVADLIQQTEGIECRKDSGVIDEIPSAYKPIEEVMNQQTDLVEIVATLKQVVCVKG
- the recA gene encoding recombinase RecA, with product MATSTMAQNPDKEKALNLVLNQIERSFGKGSIMRLGDAAKMKVETISSGALTLDLALGGGFPKGRIIEIYGPESSGKTTLALHAIAEVQKAGGIAAFVDAEHALDPTYSAALGVDIDNLLVAQPDNGESALEIVDQLVRSSAVDIVVVDSVAALVPRAEIEGEMGDLQVGLQARLMSKALRKVAGNIGKSGATVIFLNQLRQKIGISYGSPEVTTGGTALKFYASVRLDIRRIQTLKKGSEGEYGIRAKVKVAKNKVAPPFRIAEFDIIFGSGISRVGCLLDLAEKTSIVNRKGAWYSYEGDNIAQGRDNAVKYLEENLEIAEAIEQKVKAELEINNVSFGSSGDDSDSDNDNFDMDE